One window from the genome of Pseudomonadota bacterium encodes:
- the rfaE1 gene encoding D-glycero-beta-D-manno-heptose-7-phosphate kinase → MVDMTAYFESFRQVRILCIGDIMLDHFMYGSVARISPEAPIPVLKLERETQMLGGVGNVVANLAALGVKTSVVATVGQDMAAEQIRAKLQDIRVSDGGLVTDAERPTSVKTRYLSGGQQLLRTDREKTGALSGESRSRFYEAVDAAIMDADIVVLSDYGKGTIDADLCHYVVSRGKRVIVDPKGRDYSCYKGAFLVTPNRTELADASDMATGTDEEVTAAAKSLMELTGVENILATRSKDGMSIVYGAAAKKDPVHIKTSVREVYDVSGAGDTVVAVMAAMLATGAELEAAASVANVAGGIVVGKIGTATVTVPDIKKQIDNTRNTGGVTREEALEQVERWRANGLTVGFTNGCFDLLHPGHISLLEQARARCDRLIVGLNTDASVRRLKGETRPIQNETARTTVLQALAAVDMVVLFDEDTPEQLIKDISPNLLVKGADYTIENVVGAAHVMSYGGEVYLAELTEGQSTTGMVGRMVA, encoded by the coding sequence CGAGAGCTTTCGTCAGGTGCGGATTCTGTGCATCGGCGACATTATGCTGGACCATTTTATGTATGGCTCTGTGGCGCGTATTTCCCCCGAAGCACCGATTCCCGTTTTAAAACTGGAGCGCGAAACCCAAATGCTGGGCGGCGTTGGTAATGTTGTGGCGAATTTGGCCGCATTGGGCGTGAAAACCTCCGTTGTCGCGACGGTCGGTCAGGATATGGCTGCGGAACAGATTCGCGCCAAATTGCAGGATATTCGCGTCAGCGATGGCGGTCTTGTCACGGATGCGGAGCGTCCGACCAGCGTGAAAACACGGTATCTGTCAGGCGGCCAGCAGCTTTTGCGTACGGATCGCGAAAAAACCGGCGCTTTGTCCGGTGAAAGCCGCAGCCGCTTTTACGAAGCCGTTGATGCCGCGATTATGGATGCCGATATCGTTGTACTCTCCGATTACGGCAAAGGCACGATTGATGCCGATCTGTGCCACTATGTCGTCTCGCGCGGCAAACGCGTGATTGTTGACCCGAAAGGGCGCGATTACAGCTGTTATAAAGGCGCGTTTCTGGTGACGCCGAACCGTACGGAACTGGCCGACGCCTCCGATATGGCGACCGGCACGGATGAAGAAGTCACCGCAGCGGCAAAATCCCTGATGGAGCTGACAGGCGTTGAAAATATTCTGGCCACACGCAGTAAAGACGGTATGAGCATCGTCTATGGTGCCGCCGCGAAAAAAGACCCCGTTCATATCAAAACCAGCGTGCGTGAAGTCTATGACGTTTCCGGCGCGGGTGATACGGTCGTTGCCGTGATGGCGGCGATGCTGGCCACAGGTGCGGAGCTTGAGGCCGCGGCATCTGTTGCCAATGTTGCAGGGGGAATCGTTGTCGGCAAAATCGGTACGGCAACGGTCACGGTTCCCGATATCAAAAAACAGATCGACAATACACGTAACACAGGCGGCGTGACCCGCGAAGAAGCGCTGGAACAGGTTGAACGCTGGCGTGCAAACGGGCTGACAGTCGGTTTCACAAACGGCTGTTTTGATCTGCTGCATCCGGGGCATATTTCCCTGCTGGAACAGGCGCGCGCACGTTGTGACCGTCTGATTGTCGGGTTGAACACTGATGCCTCCGTCCGCCGTCTGAAAGGCGAGACCCGTCCGATCCAGAATGAAACGGCACGCACCACAGTCTTGCAGGCACTGGCCGCTGTTGATATGGTGGTATTGTTTGACGAGGACACGCCGGAACAGTTGATCAAGGATATTTCCCCCAATCTGCTCGTCAAAGGGGCGGATTACACGATCGAAAATGTTGTCGGCGCGGCACATGTGATGTCCTATGGCGGCGAGGTTTATCTTGCCGAACTGACAGAAGGGCAAAGCACAACCGGAATGGTCGGCCGTATGGTGGCCTAA
- the rph gene encoding ribonuclease PH: MVRPSGRQNDELRRISLETQNVTKHAEGACLVKFGDTHVLCTATVEDRLPPWLKGQGKGWVTAEYGMLPRSTSTRMAREAARGKQSGRTQEIQRLIGRALRAVVDLKKMPDVQITLDCDVIQADGGTRTAAITGAYVALNQAITHLLSIGALKETPLIDSVAAISCGLYQGQAVLDLDYAEDSAAEADANFVLTGKGGIVEIQATAEETAFSHARFQDLFGLADKGVAALTKLQHEALKEAARSAA; this comes from the coding sequence ATGGTCAGACCGTCCGGTCGTCAAAATGACGAATTACGCCGCATCAGTCTTGAAACGCAGAATGTTACAAAACATGCCGAAGGTGCCTGTCTGGTAAAATTCGGTGATACGCATGTGCTTTGCACGGCAACGGTCGAAGACCGCCTGCCGCCCTGGCTGAAAGGGCAAGGCAAGGGCTGGGTCACGGCGGAATACGGTATGCTGCCCCGTTCGACGAGCACGCGTATGGCGCGGGAAGCGGCGCGTGGTAAGCAATCGGGCCGCACACAGGAAATTCAGCGTTTGATCGGACGCGCCTTGCGCGCTGTGGTCGATCTGAAAAAAATGCCCGATGTGCAGATCACACTTGATTGCGACGTTATTCAAGCCGATGGCGGCACGCGCACGGCGGCGATTACAGGTGCCTATGTCGCCCTTAATCAGGCCATCACACATCTTTTGTCCATCGGCGCGTTAAAAGAAACGCCGCTGATTGATTCCGTTGCCGCGATTTCCTGCGGGCTGTATCAGGGGCAGGCGGTTCTGGATCTTGACTATGCGGAAGACAGTGCCGCCGAAGCGGATGCGAATTTCGTGCTGACCGGAAAGGGCGGTATCGTTGAAATTCAGGCCACGGCGGAGGAAACGGCTTTCTCTCATGCCCGTTTTCAGGATTTGTTCGGTCTGGCTGACAAAGGCGTTGCCGCACTGACAAAGCTGCAGCATGAGGCGTTGAAAGAGGCGGCACGCAGCGCAGCCTGA
- a CDS encoding sterol desaturase family protein, producing the protein MDPAYYQLAIEWLLTKADAIIVLCIYALGFYVLSLFLAEPTQSTKEENFSKVHSDRSMFYKEFNLEIGYFLINLFVTSLFITFITATLALIVLPAIAPHRIFAVELESWPYEIQFALGLLMADIAFFIPHWLVHRFMWRFHAIHHAAKELRWLTSIRLHPVDAIMFSACGYVISYFIGFDGHAVLLAITVHNIYNFFVHTNINLAYPAPVRYIFVSPNYHRWHHATDKAAVNKNIATMFSFLDLICGSYYHPEGKLPKSYGIARSSPESALPKTFWAQIFYPFRIRKKSAAKKTKQN; encoded by the coding sequence ATGGACCCGGCTTATTACCAGTTAGCGATAGAATGGCTGCTTACAAAAGCCGATGCGATTATCGTGCTGTGTATTTATGCGCTCGGCTTTTACGTGTTATCGCTGTTTCTGGCGGAACCGACCCAGTCGACGAAAGAAGAAAATTTCAGCAAGGTGCATTCCGACCGCAGCATGTTTTATAAAGAGTTCAATCTGGAAATCGGCTATTTCCTGATTAATCTGTTCGTGACCAGCCTGTTTATCACATTTATTACCGCGACATTGGCGCTGATTGTGCTGCCGGCCATTGCGCCGCACCGCATTTTTGCCGTCGAGCTTGAAAGCTGGCCCTATGAAATACAATTTGCGCTCGGCCTGCTGATGGCGGATATCGCCTTTTTCATTCCGCATTGGCTTGTTCACCGTTTTATGTGGCGGTTTCATGCCATCCATCATGCGGCGAAAGAATTACGCTGGCTGACCAGCATCCGCCTGCATCCCGTTGATGCCATCATGTTTTCCGCCTGCGGCTATGTCATTTCCTATTTCATCGGTTTTGACGGTCATGCGGTGTTGCTGGCGATTACCGTCCATAATATCTATAATTTCTTTGTGCATACGAATATCAATCTCGCCTATCCGGCGCCTGTCCGCTATATCTTTGTCAGCCCCAATTACCACCGCTGGCATCATGCGACGGATAAGGCGGCGGTGAACAAGAATATTGCGACCATGTTTTCCTTTCTGGATTTGATCTGCGGCAGTTATTATCACCCCGAAGGCAAATTGCCGAAATCATACGGTATTGCCCGTTCTTCTCCCGAAAGTGCGCTGCCAAAAACTTTCTGGGCGCAGATTTTCTATCCGTTCCGCATCAGAAAAAAATCCGCCGCCAAAAAGACAAAACAGAATTAA
- the rdgB gene encoding RdgB/HAM1 family non-canonical purine NTP pyrophosphatase — protein sequence MDTIRHGISSEDYRLEDSLVIATHNHGKLREIRDLIGARIPDIQAAGDLGLDDPEETGTTFEENAALKALAAAKATGLPALADDSGLEVQALGGDPGIYSARWAENENGSRDFDYGMRLIWEKLKDEQNHRARFISVLALAFPDGQVFYTEGTVEGEIVWPPRGKNGFGYDPIFQPDGEARTFGEMDADEKHSLSHRAKALREFAARWCHS from the coding sequence ATGGACACGATACGGCACGGCATATCTTCCGAGGATTACCGTCTGGAAGACAGTCTGGTGATTGCCACGCATAATCACGGCAAATTGCGTGAAATCCGCGATTTGATCGGTGCGCGTATTCCCGATATTCAGGCGGCGGGTGATCTCGGCCTTGATGATCCGGAGGAAACCGGCACAACATTCGAGGAAAATGCGGCGCTGAAAGCATTGGCGGCGGCAAAGGCGACAGGGCTGCCCGCACTGGCCGATGACAGCGGGTTAGAGGTTCAGGCACTGGGCGGCGATCCCGGTATCTATTCGGCACGCTGGGCGGAAAATGAAAACGGCAGCCGCGATTTTGATTACGGCATGCGCCTGATCTGGGAAAAACTGAAAGATGAACAAAACCACCGCGCCCGCTTTATCAGCGTGCTGGCGCTGGCCTTTCCCGACGGGCAGGTCTTTTATACCGAAGGCACGGTCGAAGGCGAGATCGTCTGGCCGCCGCGCGGTAAAAACGGTTTCGGCTATGACCCGATTTTCCAGCCCGATGGCGAAGCCCGCACATTCGGCGAAATGGACGCCGATGAAAAACACAGCTTAAGCCACCGCGCCAAAGCCTTAAGAGAATTTGCTGCGCGATGGTGCCACAGTTAA
- a CDS encoding coproporphyrinogen III oxidase, which translates to MVPQLNTAPARGFPAPGFGIYIHWPFCLAKCPYCDFNSHVQDDVDHSRWRKALVRELAYYAETLPKKQTVTSIFFGGGTPSLMVPETVAAVIEAVREYFPVADDVEITLEANPTSAEAARFQGYAAAGVNRVSLGVQSLRDAELQFLGRQHSAKEALAALDLARQHFTRSSFDLIYARPGQTVQDWRAELDEALSHAGGHLSLYQLTIEKGTPFYTLYQRGEMPIPEEEEAAVLYEETREQAAKHGYDAYEVSNYAVKGQESRHNLVYWRYGDYLGIGPGAHGRVTREGGKYATRAHRAPAIWLDRVEKHGHGAHDEELLAPADRAAEMLLMGLRLAEPLSLARLEAESGGAEVLNREGLARMQETGLISVTNDALQSTEAGRQRLEYVLSRIVL; encoded by the coding sequence ATGGTGCCACAGTTAAACACAGCCCCTGCACGGGGCTTTCCCGCGCCCGGTTTCGGTATCTATATCCATTGGCCGTTTTGTCTGGCGAAATGCCCGTATTGCGACTTTAACTCCCATGTGCAGGATGATGTCGATCACAGCCGCTGGCGCAAGGCGCTGGTGCGGGAGCTTGCCTATTACGCGGAAACGCTGCCCAAAAAACAAACAGTCACATCAATCTTTTTCGGTGGTGGTACCCCCTCGCTGATGGTGCCGGAAACTGTCGCGGCGGTGATTGAGGCCGTGCGGGAATATTTTCCTGTCGCTGATGATGTTGAAATTACGCTGGAGGCCAATCCGACCTCTGCCGAGGCGGCGCGTTTTCAAGGCTATGCGGCGGCAGGGGTGAACCGTGTCTCGCTCGGTGTGCAGTCGCTGCGCGATGCGGAGCTGCAATTCCTTGGCCGCCAGCACAGCGCAAAAGAGGCATTGGCGGCGCTTGATCTGGCACGGCAGCATTTCACGCGCAGCTCTTTTGACCTCATCTATGCCCGCCCCGGACAGACAGTACAGGATTGGCGCGCCGAACTGGATGAAGCCCTCTCCCATGCGGGCGGGCATCTCTCGCTCTATCAACTGACCATTGAAAAAGGCACACCTTTTTATACGCTCTATCAGCGCGGAGAAATGCCGATCCCCGAAGAGGAGGAAGCGGCGGTGCTGTATGAAGAAACGCGCGAACAGGCGGCAAAACACGGCTATGATGCCTATGAAGTCTCGAATTACGCTGTCAAAGGACAGGAATCGCGCCATAACCTTGTCTATTGGCGTTACGGTGATTATCTCGGCATCGGCCCCGGCGCACATGGTCGCGTGACGCGGGAGGGCGGCAAATACGCCACCCGTGCCCACCGCGCTCCGGCCATCTGGCTTGACCGTGTCGAAAAACACGGCCACGGCGCACATGATGAGGAATTACTCGCTCCTGCCGATCGCGCAGCGGAAATGCTGCTGATGGGGCTGCGCCTTGCCGAACCGCTCTCGCTCGCCCGTCTGGAGGCGGAATCTGGCGGCGCAGAGGTGCTGAACAGGGAAGGTCTCGCCCGTATGCAGGAAACCGGCCTTATCAGTGTCACGAATGATGCATTGCAAAGCACGGAAGCAGGCCGTCAGCGCCTTGAATATGTCCTGTCCCGCATTGTGCTGTAA
- a CDS encoding 30S ribosomal protein S21, with amino-acid sequence MVQVIVRDNNVDQALKVLKKKMQREGVFREMKLRRHHEKPSEKRAREKDEAVRRFRKLERKREDRD; translated from the coding sequence ATCGTCCAGGTAATCGTACGTGATAACAATGTTGACCAGGCTTTAAAAGTACTGAAAAAGAAAATGCAACGCGAAGGCGTTTTTCGGGAAATGAAACTGCGTAGACATCACGAAAAACCGTCGGAAAAACGCGCACGCGAAAAAGATGAAGCAGTGCGCCGCTTCCGCAAATTGGAACGTAAACGCGAAGATCGCGACTAA
- a CDS encoding Mrp/NBP35 family ATP-binding protein, with amino-acid sequence MKMLTLEDIREILLHHQEQPKAPEELIAAMLRFLSSARHTEERGLVVILDVPENAPRSEMGALQKDAQAFLTQILPDLPRVSVVLTAERKAGNGNDQHGHSHGKKPDQTKLNLPDIRHIIAISSGKGGVGKSAVANNLAAALARQGYAVGLLDADIHGPSQPHMMGTQDARAVLGEDRKIVPQEAHGVKTMSIGYLLEKQGPVVWRGPMVQRALLQMLSDVAWGKLDVLVLDMPPGTGDIPLTLSQKVPLTGAIVVSTPQDIALLDAMKGLEMFQKLDVPVLGLIENMSMFSCPHCGEETHLFGHGGAKREAEKRGLPLLGEIPLSLEIREAADGGRIAEGDSRKVFEAVAQRLSDILELEESAKKAV; translated from the coding sequence ATGAAAATGCTGACACTGGAAGACATCCGCGAAATTCTGCTGCACCATCAGGAACAGCCCAAAGCACCGGAGGAGCTGATTGCCGCCATGCTGCGCTTTCTGTCCTCCGCCCGCCATACGGAAGAGCGCGGGCTGGTTGTCATTCTCGATGTGCCGGAAAACGCGCCGCGCAGTGAAATGGGCGCTTTGCAAAAAGACGCACAGGCATTCCTGACGCAGATACTGCCTGATCTGCCGCGTGTCTCCGTGGTGCTGACGGCAGAGCGCAAGGCAGGTAACGGCAATGACCAGCACGGTCACAGTCACGGCAAAAAGCCGGATCAGACCAAACTGAATCTCCCGGATATCCGCCATATCATCGCTATTTCTTCAGGCAAGGGCGGCGTCGGAAAATCCGCCGTCGCGAATAATCTGGCTGCGGCGCTGGCGCGTCAGGGCTATGCGGTTGGCTTGCTGGATGCCGATATTCACGGCCCGTCACAGCCGCATATGATGGGTACGCAGGATGCCCGCGCCGTTTTAGGGGAAGACCGTAAAATCGTTCCGCAAGAGGCGCATGGCGTCAAAACCATGTCCATCGGTTATCTGCTTGAAAAACAGGGGCCTGTCGTCTGGCGCGGGCCGATGGTACAACGCGCTTTGCTGCAAATGCTCAGCGATGTGGCATGGGGCAAACTGGATGTGCTGGTGCTGGATATGCCGCCCGGCACGGGGGATATTCCGCTGACCCTGTCGCAAAAAGTGCCGCTGACAGGGGCAATTGTGGTCTCCACGCCGCAGGATATTGCGTTGCTGGACGCGATGAAAGGGCTGGAAATGTTCCAGAAACTGGATGTTCCCGTTCTTGGCCTGATCGAGAATATGAGCATGTTCTCCTGCCCGCATTGTGGCGAGGAAACGCATCTTTTCGGTCATGGCGGCGCAAAGCGCGAGGCGGAAAAACGCGGCTTGCCGCTGCTGGGCGAAATTCCGCTCAGCCTTGAAATCCGCGAGGCCGCAGATGGCGGGCGCATTGCCGAAGGCGACAGCCGCAAGGTCTTTGAAGCCGTGGCACAGCGCCTGAGCGATATTCTGGAGCTGGAAGAGTCCGCGAAAAAAGCCGTTTAA
- a CDS encoding ankyrin repeat domain-containing protein yields MSTGQDKYPAWKKAEWATPDAAYSAATENNTALLKALAACDALLDKPNDIGWTPLMYAVHNGAKEAVAVLLETGVNPDQGKYGDGDDTPLMLAAESGCTDLMEMLIAAGATLDKTNSYGVTALMTAAHWREAEAAKMLLENGAKPNIQDKEGDTALTVAADNSGDKVALVLLQKGADPSIKNKKGQNAQMLAEKRANFHDGARMILKHLKGTSREMKQRGLRSYLRNRRPSTGL; encoded by the coding sequence ATGTCCACCGGACAAGACAAATATCCCGCATGGAAAAAAGCCGAATGGGCCACGCCCGATGCGGCCTATAGTGCTGCTACGGAGAATAACACCGCACTTTTAAAGGCGCTGGCGGCCTGTGATGCGTTGCTGGATAAACCGAATGACATCGGCTGGACACCGCTGATGTATGCCGTGCATAACGGCGCGAAAGAGGCGGTCGCGGTGCTGCTGGAAACAGGCGTTAATCCCGATCAGGGCAAATATGGTGACGGTGATGACACACCGCTGATGTTGGCGGCGGAAAGCGGCTGCACCGATCTGATGGAAATGCTGATTGCGGCGGGCGCGACATTGGATAAAACCAACAGCTATGGTGTGACGGCATTGATGACGGCGGCGCATTGGCGCGAGGCTGAAGCGGCAAAAATGCTGCTGGAAAACGGCGCAAAGCCCAATATTCAGGATAAAGAAGGCGATACTGCGCTGACGGTTGCCGCCGATAATTCCGGCGATAAAGTCGCGCTGGTACTGCTGCAAAAAGGTGCCGACCCGTCCATCAAAAACAAAAAAGGCCAAAATGCGCAAATGCTGGCGGAAAAACGCGCCAATTTCCATGACGGCGCAAGGATGATTCTAAAACATTTGAAAGGTACCAGCCGCGAAATGAAACAACGCGGCTTGCGCAGCTATCTCCGCAACCGCCGCCCGTCTACGGGATTGTAA
- a CDS encoding dihydrofolate reductase: MHKGYKISLVAAMSENRVIGRANDIPWRAKGDFRFFKEATIGKPLIMGRKTFESLKNGGTQPLPGRPNIVVTTRRDYQYDHPDVSIHHSYDDALNHAAQLAEEMGVDEICIGGGAEIYKLSLPTADIIHLTEIHCTVEDGDTFFPAFLKEEWQETRREHCSAEEGDTADYSFVTWERRSA, translated from the coding sequence ATGCATAAAGGCTACAAGATTTCGCTGGTCGCCGCCATGTCGGAAAACCGCGTTATCGGACGCGCCAATGATATTCCGTGGCGCGCGAAAGGCGATTTCCGTTTTTTCAAAGAGGCCACAATCGGTAAGCCGCTGATTATGGGGCGCAAGACCTTTGAATCGCTAAAAAACGGCGGCACGCAGCCTTTGCCGGGGCGTCCGAATATTGTGGTCACGACGCGGCGGGATTATCAATATGACCATCCCGATGTCAGTATTCATCACAGCTATGACGATGCTTTGAATCATGCCGCCCAGCTGGCAGAGGAGATGGGCGTAGATGAAATCTGCATCGGCGGCGGCGCGGAGATTTACAAATTATCGCTGCCCACGGCTGATATTATTCATCTGACGGAAATTCACTGCACGGTTGAAGACGGTGACACCTTCTTCCCCGCCTTCCTCAAGGAAGAATGGCAGGAAACCCGCCGCGAGCATTGCAGCGCGGAAGAAGGCGATACCGCCGATTACAGTTTCGTGACATGGGAGCGCCGCAGCGCCTAA
- a CDS encoding thymidylate synthase, with translation MKQYLDLMKHVLEKGERRENRTDTDTISTFGYQCRYDLSEGFPLVTTKKMHLRSIIHELLWFLNGDTNIAYLKEHGVRIWDEWADENGNLGPVYGAQWRSWKTAGGDTVDQITHLIDQIKNNPDSRRLIVSAWNPGEVENMALPPCHCLFQFYVLNGKLSCQLYQRSADVFLGVPFNIASYALLTMMIAHVTGLEPGEFVHSFGDVHIYENHIQQVEEQLTRVPKPLPQMIINPDVKDIFSFKFEDFTLRDYRFDPHIAGKVAV, from the coding sequence ATGAAGCAATATCTTGACCTGATGAAACATGTGCTGGAAAAAGGCGAACGCCGCGAAAACCGGACGGATACCGATACGATCAGTACTTTCGGTTATCAGTGCCGCTATGATTTATCCGAGGGCTTTCCGCTTGTCACCACCAAAAAAATGCATTTGCGCTCTATTATTCACGAGCTGCTCTGGTTTCTGAACGGCGACACCAATATCGCCTATTTGAAAGAACACGGTGTGCGTATCTGGGATGAATGGGCGGATGAAAACGGCAATCTGGGTCCTGTTTACGGTGCGCAATGGCGGTCATGGAAAACGGCAGGCGGCGACACGGTTGACCAGATTACCCATCTGATTGACCAGATCAAAAACAACCCTGACAGCCGCCGTCTGATTGTGTCGGCATGGAATCCGGGCGAGGTCGAAAATATGGCACTGCCGCCCTGTCACTGTCTGTTCCAGTTTTACGTGCTGAACGGCAAGCTATCCTGCCAGCTGTATCAGCGCAGTGCCGATGTTTTCCTCGGCGTGCCGTTCAATATTGCTTCATACGCGCTTTTGACAATGATGATCGCCCATGTCACAGGTCTGGAGCCTGGAGAATTTGTCCACAGCTTTGGTGATGTGCATATCTATGAGAACCATATCCAGCAGGTGGAAGAGCAGCTGACGCGTGTGCCAAAGCCGCTGCCGCAAATGATCATCAACCCGGATGTGAAGGATATTTTCAGCTTTAAATTTGAAGACTTCACCCTGCGTGATTACCGCTTTGATCCGCATATTGCCGGTAAGGTGGCGGTATGA
- a CDS encoding cytochrome c family protein gives MNMETNKIFAALLVAGIIAMLGGFISQLAMHPHELEEAAYEIEAAEDGAGGGHDGAPVETGPESIADLMASADIERGKKLSRACMACHTMDQGGESRQGPPLWGVAGRSVASIGGFAYSDAMKAHGGKWDVESLNAFLWNPKKTLSGTKMNYRGVKKPEDRAALVAYLQSLK, from the coding sequence ATGAACATGGAAACCAACAAGATTTTCGCAGCTCTTCTGGTTGCCGGCATTATCGCAATGCTCGGCGGGTTTATCTCCCAGCTTGCCATGCACCCGCATGAACTCGAAGAAGCCGCTTACGAGATTGAAGCCGCCGAAGACGGTGCCGGCGGCGGACATGACGGCGCCCCTGTTGAAACCGGCCCGGAATCCATTGCCGATCTGATGGCCTCCGCCGATATCGAGCGCGGCAAAAAACTCTCCCGCGCCTGCATGGCCTGCCATACGATGGACCAAGGCGGCGAATCCCGTCAGGGCCCGCCTTTATGGGGCGTTGCCGGACGTTCTGTTGCCAGTATTGGCGGCTTTGCCTATTCCGATGCTATGAAGGCGCATGGCGGCAAATGGGATGTGGAAAGCCTGAACGCCTTCCTGTGGAATCCGAAGAAAACACTCTCCGGTACCAAGATGAATTACCGCGGCGTGAAAAAACCGGAAGACCGTGCCGCCTTGGTGGCTTACCTGCAATCTTTAAAATAA
- the gpt gene encoding xanthine phosphoribosyltransferase, protein MSEAKDLPISWEEFHRHSKVLAWRLLEQHGDWKGVIAITRGGLVPAAIIARELDVRLIETLCVASYDHKDQGDANILKKADLAGDGEGWLIIDDLADTGKTAKIARELMPKAHIATIYAKPEGLPTVDTFIMEVSQDTWIHFPWDVELKFAQPLADQKKAV, encoded by the coding sequence ATGTCCGAAGCAAAAGATCTGCCGATTTCATGGGAAGAATTTCACCGTCATTCCAAAGTTCTGGCCTGGCGTTTATTGGAACAGCATGGTGACTGGAAAGGCGTGATTGCTATTACCCGCGGCGGTCTTGTTCCCGCTGCCATTATCGCCCGCGAGCTTGATGTCCGCCTGATTGAAACCCTGTGTGTCGCCAGCTATGACCATAAAGATCAGGGGGATGCCAATATCCTGAAAAAAGCGGATCTGGCCGGAGACGGTGAAGGATGGCTGATTATTGATGATCTGGCCGATACCGGAAAAACAGCAAAAATCGCCCGCGAATTAATGCCGAAAGCGCATATTGCGACCATCTATGCCAAGCCCGAAGGCCTGCCGACGGTTGATACTTTTATTATGGAGGTCAGTCAGGATACATGGATTCACTTCCCCTGGGATGTCGAGCTGAAATTTGCACAACCGCTGGCCGACCAGAAAAAAGCGGTCTAA